The Centroberyx gerrardi isolate f3 chromosome 12, fCenGer3.hap1.cur.20231027, whole genome shotgun sequence genome has a window encoding:
- the ube3d gene encoding E3 ubiquitin-protein ligase E3D translates to MACLESPVKAHGVGFFLELRKRLQSGLLIVGKAVAASPAEVVVTGGDSSLHVRTPGGELSLALPAGVSHEQGSCTPTPGGEACGEELHFRLRITVDQSADEEASDDVIERLRAKESYCFYCQGCKTRLLEDRVFKRVLPLPNGNWNAIVDDWCCHPDPFANKLLPRAEDCLLGDTFLLLARDGGCEETLAVEVNPAGAEDSQDPKKPCRRLALVSCKSCSSVLGEAVAPETLKLYITQVVVEPSVGDREAEASQLNRSLFLEKTIAARLLELSNTLSTFHFSVQTPDEKAFLLLWLLNSDSIVASVPETCVGGERSVSPPALHSPSPRAARTLKLLYIACSDRGILQRDVVTSWEVNAIGHPLVLPLKVCEELLQVLEDSNSSLPSSLRCMRSYEVAYLRL, encoded by the exons ATGGCATGCTTGGAGTCGCCAGTCAAGGCACATGGAGTGGGGTTTTTCCTGGAGCTGAGAAAACGACTACAAAGCGGACTCCTTATTGTGGG GAAAGCCGTGGCTGCCAGCCCTGCCGAGGTGGTCGTGACGGGCGGAGACTCCTCTCTCCACGTCCGGACTCCCGGAGGCGAGCTGAGCCTGGCGCTGCCGGCAGGAGTCAGCCACGAGCAGGGCTCCTGCACGCCGACACCCGGGGGAGAAGCCTGTGGAGAGGAGCTGCATTTCAGACTGCGCATCACTGTGGACCAAAGCGCAGATGAAG AGGCTTCGGACGACGTGATCGAGAGACTCCGGGCAAAAGAGAGTTATTGCTTCTACTGCCAGGGCTGCAAGACCAGGCTGCTGGAggacag AGTGTTTAAGCGAGTGCTTCCTCTCCCTAATGGCAACTGGAATGCCATTGTGGACGACTGGTGTTGCCACCCGGACCCGTTCGCTAACAAGCTGTTGCCTCGAGCGGAGGATTGTTTACTGGGTGACACCTTCCTGCTGCTGGCCAGAGACGGTGGCTGTGAAGAGACTCTCGCTGTGGAAGTAAACCCCGCCGGTGCAGAAGACAGCCAGGACCCAAAG AAGCCGTGCCGCAGACTAGCGCTCGTCTCCTGTAAGAGCTGCTCGTCGGTGCTGGGGGAGGCCGTCGCACCGG AGACCCTGAAACTGTACATCACACAGGTAGTGGTGGAGCCCAGTGtgggagacagggaggcagaAGCTTCTCAGCTGAACAG ATCCCTTTTCCTGGAGAAGACCATAGCAGCCAGGCTGCTGGAGCTGTCCAACACCCTGAGCACCTTCCACTTCTCTGTTCAGACCCCTGATGAAAAAGCCTTCTTACTg ctctggcTGCTGAACAGCGACTCCATCGTAGCGTCGGTGCCGGAGACGTGTGTCGGGGGTGAGAGGTCCGTCAGCCCCCCCGCTCTTCACAGCCCATCACCCCGAGCTGCCAGAACCCTGAAACTCCTCTACATCGCCTGCTCTGACAGAGGCATCCTGCAGAGAGA cgtTGTAACTAGCTGGGAGGTCAATGCCATTGGCCATCCACTGGTCCTGCCGCTGAAGGTGTGCgaggagctgctgcaggtgttGGAGGACAGCAACTCTTCACTTCCCTCATCACTGCGGTGCATGAGGTCCTACGAG